The following proteins come from a genomic window of Halictus rubicundus isolate RS-2024b chromosome 8, iyHalRubi1_principal, whole genome shotgun sequence:
- the LOC143356771 gene encoding RCC1 and BTB domain-containing protein 1-like isoform X1: MTSTLKKWSILSFLKPKFTSNIRMVLVYGHLGQSCLIVTKDRLVYALGINLHNCLGTGDKQSTICPKRIDALCGKNIKTFAYGRGHVLALTENGKVYSWGSNNYYQLGHCDSLVPEIVVIPENKTNFVVDIACGNDHSMVLTSNGMVYAWGMCVDGQTGSGSLCASQSYLATPNEVKLDSTFPMRFLNISCGARHSVAVTCNGQVYSWGSNSHGQLGLSSDSKVSKKALEVKHLTGIIIEKVVCGCTHTLALSNEGILYSWGDNTFGQLGVNLRSNTFSSTPLVIQSLKKVLNMAASNSTNISVALEMGHQILMWGNCLGQKITLPTLISVDSIHDAFAFYASPSGMHQPFVISDEEKEEEDDVDIEETMSIMDHLMAAFDNKDTSDLTIEVQGKPIYVHKAILKIRSEYFEGMFQGDWKENNDSVLQERNFSYAAYRAFLKFLYTGKLDVAADNSVELLQMADFFNDDHLKAICEDALIEDISTVNVAFLYSVAVQYNAMVLKKHCVKFGVRRMSDVVKSTSFSELTNETMRNFITEADEHGVFKT; this comes from the exons ATGACTTCAACATTGAAGAAGTGGTCAATACTCAGTTTTTTAAAGCCGAAGTTTACATCGAACATTCGCATGGTTCTAGTATATG GTCATTTGGGACAGTCTTGTCTAATTGTAACAAAGGATCGATTGGTATATGCCTTAGGAATTAATCTGCACAATTGTCTTGGAACAGGTGATAAGCAAAGTACTATTTGTCCGAAGAGAATTGATGCACTATGTGGAAAAAATATCAAAACTTTCGCATATGGCCGGGGACATGTGTTAGCATTAACAGAAAATGGAAAG GTGTATTCATGGGGATCCAATAATTACTACCAATTGGGTCATTGTGATAGTTTAGTACCAGAGATTGTAGTGATACCAGAAAACAAGACCAACTTTGTAGTGGACATTGCTTGTGGAAATGATCATTCTATGGTACTAACAAGCAATGGAATG GTATATGCTTGGGGAATGTGTGTAGATGGTCAAACAGGCAGTGGATCTTTATGTGCATCGCAGAGTTATCTTGCCACACCGAATGAGGTGAAATTAGATAGTACATTTCCTATGCGATTTCTTAACATTAGTTGTGGTGCCCGTCACAGTGTGGCAGTTACATGCAATGGACAGGTGTATAGTTGGGGTTCTAATTCACATGGCCAGTTAGGATTGTCTAGTGACTCGAAAGTTAGTAAGAAGGCTCTTGAAGTCAAACACCTTACAGGAATTATAATAG AGAAGGTGGTCTGTGGTTGCACACATACTTTGGCACTAAGCAACGAAGGAATTCTCTATAGTTGGGGTGACAACACTTTTGGGCAACTAGGCGTTAACTTGCGCAGCAATACTTTTAGTTCGACACCG TTGGTGATACAAAGTTTGAAGAAAGTATTAAATATGGCAGCTTCCAATAGCACTAATATAAGTGTAGCTTTGGAAATGGGACATCAGATTTTGATGTGGGGGAACTGTTTAGGACAAAAAATCACACTCCCAACATTAATCTCAGTAGATAGCATACATGATGCTTTTGCATTTTATGCATCGCCAAGCGGTATGCATCAGCCATTTGTTATAAGCGATgaggaaaaggaagaagaggatGACGTAGATATTGAAGAAACAATGAGTATAATGGATCATTTAATGGCAGCATTTGATAATAAG GATACTAGTGACCTCACTATAGAAGTGCAGGGAAAGCCAATTTACGTTCACAAAGCCATATTAAAGATACGTTCCGAGTACTTTGAAGGAATGTTTCAAGGAGATTGGAAGGAGAACAACGACAG TGTCTTACAGGAACGTAATTTCTCTTACGCGGCTTACAGAGCATTCTTGAAGTTTCTGTATACCGGCAAACTTGATGTAGCAGCAGACAACTCTGTAG aaCTTTTACAAATGGCGGACTTTTTCAATGACGATCATTTAAAAGCAATTTGCGAGGACGCACTAATAGAAGATATTTCAACGGTCAACGTGGCGTTCCTCTACAGCGTAGCCGTGCAATACAACGCTATG GTTTTAAAGAAGCACTGCGTCAAATTCGGCGTGAGACGCATGTCAGATGTTGTTAAATCCACGAGTTTCTCTGAGCTAACCAATGAGACGATGAGAAACTTCATAACTGAAGCTGACGAGCACGGTGTTTTCAAAACGTAA
- the LOC143356771 gene encoding RCC1 and BTB domain-containing protein 1-like isoform X2: MTSTLKKWSILSFLKPKFTSNIRMVLVYGHLGQSCLIVTKDRLVYALGINLHNCLGTGDKQSTICPKRIDALCGKNIKTFAYGRGHVLALTENGKVYSWGSNNYYQLGHCDSLVPEIVVIPENKTNFVVDIACGNDHSMVLTSNGMVYAWGMCVDGQTGSGSLCASQSYLATPNEVKLDSTFPMRFLNISCGARHSVAVTCNGQVYSWGSNSHGQLGLSSDSKVSKKALEVKHLTGIIIEKVVCGCTHTLALSNEGILYSWGDNTFGQLGVNLRSNTFSSTPDTSDLTIEVQGKPIYVHKAILKIRSEYFEGMFQGDWKENNDSVLQERNFSYAAYRAFLKFLYTGKLDVAADNSVELLQMADFFNDDHLKAICEDALIEDISTVNVAFLYSVAVQYNAMVLKKHCVKFGVRRMSDVVKSTSFSELTNETMRNFITEADEHGVFKT, from the exons ATGACTTCAACATTGAAGAAGTGGTCAATACTCAGTTTTTTAAAGCCGAAGTTTACATCGAACATTCGCATGGTTCTAGTATATG GTCATTTGGGACAGTCTTGTCTAATTGTAACAAAGGATCGATTGGTATATGCCTTAGGAATTAATCTGCACAATTGTCTTGGAACAGGTGATAAGCAAAGTACTATTTGTCCGAAGAGAATTGATGCACTATGTGGAAAAAATATCAAAACTTTCGCATATGGCCGGGGACATGTGTTAGCATTAACAGAAAATGGAAAG GTGTATTCATGGGGATCCAATAATTACTACCAATTGGGTCATTGTGATAGTTTAGTACCAGAGATTGTAGTGATACCAGAAAACAAGACCAACTTTGTAGTGGACATTGCTTGTGGAAATGATCATTCTATGGTACTAACAAGCAATGGAATG GTATATGCTTGGGGAATGTGTGTAGATGGTCAAACAGGCAGTGGATCTTTATGTGCATCGCAGAGTTATCTTGCCACACCGAATGAGGTGAAATTAGATAGTACATTTCCTATGCGATTTCTTAACATTAGTTGTGGTGCCCGTCACAGTGTGGCAGTTACATGCAATGGACAGGTGTATAGTTGGGGTTCTAATTCACATGGCCAGTTAGGATTGTCTAGTGACTCGAAAGTTAGTAAGAAGGCTCTTGAAGTCAAACACCTTACAGGAATTATAATAG AGAAGGTGGTCTGTGGTTGCACACATACTTTGGCACTAAGCAACGAAGGAATTCTCTATAGTTGGGGTGACAACACTTTTGGGCAACTAGGCGTTAACTTGCGCAGCAATACTTTTAGTTCGACACCG GATACTAGTGACCTCACTATAGAAGTGCAGGGAAAGCCAATTTACGTTCACAAAGCCATATTAAAGATACGTTCCGAGTACTTTGAAGGAATGTTTCAAGGAGATTGGAAGGAGAACAACGACAG TGTCTTACAGGAACGTAATTTCTCTTACGCGGCTTACAGAGCATTCTTGAAGTTTCTGTATACCGGCAAACTTGATGTAGCAGCAGACAACTCTGTAG aaCTTTTACAAATGGCGGACTTTTTCAATGACGATCATTTAAAAGCAATTTGCGAGGACGCACTAATAGAAGATATTTCAACGGTCAACGTGGCGTTCCTCTACAGCGTAGCCGTGCAATACAACGCTATG GTTTTAAAGAAGCACTGCGTCAAATTCGGCGTGAGACGCATGTCAGATGTTGTTAAATCCACGAGTTTCTCTGAGCTAACCAATGAGACGATGAGAAACTTCATAACTGAAGCTGACGAGCACGGTGTTTTCAAAACGTAA
- the LOC143356687 gene encoding RCC1 and BTB domain-containing protein 1-like isoform X1 → MGDIKKWPIFNLMSPEFLSSVRVAFAYGDHVCNALIVTNTDQVYKIEYNTQRLLEFNDCHNAFSPKIIESLCGLGIKTFAFFEGPYILVLTHGGMVFSITTEYFNKNGFIIEASTPGIMNTYFDNEIVEDIACGKYHFLVLTSSGKVYESCSDYTNHNPKSASPKKVNIDKKIACISCGHSSNVIVTDDGVVYSWGDNSVGQLGLDNSICQTEPSQVTRLVGVIIKKVACGYMHVLALSNEGVLYVWGANSCRQLGICTPNDTHVPTKLDASEMEKVVDIAASCHHNISIAMGTNNRIYMWGQCLGQNIKVPTLTSVSSIHDAFAYYASSRVMHQPLIFHKNNENRVLGSLKCAFNDPNTSDLIIQVHGIPIYVHKSILMIRCQYFRTRFQKDCVAEDQGVIEENMFSYDLFKAFLQYLYTDEIDVSAENFFGKYTCVIFFTMICYIHYTFFSTELLKLANHYSVNQLKKYCTQSICKHITVKNVISLYNTAITCNMKKLEDSCFKFILRNMTAVVQTPSFAELDGLVIKRFIIKAAEAGVFRT, encoded by the exons ATGGGGGATATAAAGAAATGgccaatttttaatttgatgtcacCGGAGTTTCTATCAAGTGTTCGAGTGGCTTTTGCGTATG GTGATCATGTTTGCAATGCTTTAATTGTAACAAACACCGATCAGGTGTACaaaattgaatataatacaCAGAGGCTCCTTGAATTTAATGACTGTCACAATGCTTTCAGTCCAAAAATAATAGAATCATTATGCGGACTGGGTATTAAAACTTTTGCATTTTTCGAGGGGCCATATATTTTAGTGCTTACACATGGAGGAATg GTGTTTTCCATAACGACAGAGTACTTTAATAAAAATGGGTTTATTATTGAAGCTTCGACACCAGGTATAATGAATACATATTTTGACAATGAAATCGTTGAGGACATAGCTTGTGGAAAGTATCATTTTTTGGTATTAACATCATCTGGGAAG gtTTATGAATCTTGCAGTGATTATACAAACCATAATCCTAAATCAGCATCACCAAAAAAAGTAAATATAGATAAAAAAATAGCTTGTATTAGTTGTGGCCATTCATCTAATGTAATAGTCACAGATGATGGGGTGGTTTATAGTTGGGGTGACAATAGTGTTGGCCAATTAGGACTTGATAATAGTATCTGTCAAACAGAACCTTCCCAAGTTACAAGGCTTGTTGGAGTTATAATAA AAAAAGTAGCTTGTGGTTACATGCATGTTCTAGCATTAAGCAATGAAGGCGTCCTTTATGTTTGGGGTGCAAACAGTTGTCGACAATTGGGTATTTGCACACCTAATGATACCCATGTTCCAACAAAG TTGGATGCATCAGAAATGGAAAAAGTGGTGGATATAGCAGCTTCTTGTCATCATAACATAAGTATAGCTATGGGAACGAACAATCGTATATATATGTGGGGTCAGTGCCTAGGACAGAACATAAAGGTTCCGACTCTAACATCAGTGAGCTCCATCCACGACGCTTTTGCATATTATGCGTCGTCGAGAGTTATGCATCAACCgcttatttttcataaaaataatgagaatCGTGTGCTTGGATCACTAAAGTGTGCATTTAACGATCCA AATACCAGTGATCTTATTATTCAAGTACACGGGATTCCTATATACGTACACAAATCTATACTGATGATTCGTTGCCAGTACTTTAGAACGAGGTTCCAAAAAGATTGTGTGGCTGAAGATCAAGG tgtTATAGAGGAGAACATGTTTTCATACGATCTTTTTAAAGCTTTCCTACAATATTTGTACACTGATGAAATTGATGTGTCAGCAGAAAATTTTTTCGGTAAATATACATGcgtaatattttttacaatgatATGTTACATTCATTACACTTTTTTTTCAACAGAACTCTTAAAGTTAGCCAACCATTACTCCGTAAATCAATTAAAGAAATACTGTACGCAATCCATATGCAAACACATTAcagtaaaaaatgtaatatctttgTATAACACAGCCATTACATGCAATATGAAG aaattagaagacagttgttttaaatttattttaagaaaCATGACTGCAGTGGTACAAACTCCAAGTTTCGCTGAATTGGATGGATTAGTGATCAAAAGATTTATTATTAAGGCTGCTGAAGCAGGTGTATTTCGAACATAA
- the LOC143356687 gene encoding RCC1 and BTB domain-containing protein 1-like isoform X2: MGDIKKWPIFNLMSPEFLSSVRVAFAYGDHVCNALIVTNTDQVYKIEYNTQRLLEFNDCHNAFSPKIIESLCGLGIKTFAFFEGPYILVLTHGGMVFSITTEYFNKNGFIIEASTPGIMNTYFDNEIVEDIACGKYHFLVLTSSGKVYESCSDYTNHNPKSASPKKVNIDKKIACISCGHSSNVIVTDDGVVYSWGDNSVGQLGLDNSICQTEPSQVTRLVGVIIKKVACGYMHVLALSNEGVLYVWGANSCRQLGICTPNDTHVPTKLDASEMEKVVDIAASCHHNISIAMGTNNRIYMWGQCLGQNIKVPTLTSVSSIHDAFAYYASSRVMHQPLIFHKNNENRVLGSLKCAFNDPNTSDLIIQVHGIPIYVHKSILMIRCQYFRTRFQKDCVAEDQGVIEENMFSYDLFKAFLQYLYTDEIDVSAENFFELLKLANHYSVNQLKKYCTQSICKHITVKNVISLYNTAITCNMKKLEDSCFKFILRNMTAVVQTPSFAELDGLVIKRFIIKAAEAGVFRT; encoded by the exons ATGGGGGATATAAAGAAATGgccaatttttaatttgatgtcacCGGAGTTTCTATCAAGTGTTCGAGTGGCTTTTGCGTATG GTGATCATGTTTGCAATGCTTTAATTGTAACAAACACCGATCAGGTGTACaaaattgaatataatacaCAGAGGCTCCTTGAATTTAATGACTGTCACAATGCTTTCAGTCCAAAAATAATAGAATCATTATGCGGACTGGGTATTAAAACTTTTGCATTTTTCGAGGGGCCATATATTTTAGTGCTTACACATGGAGGAATg GTGTTTTCCATAACGACAGAGTACTTTAATAAAAATGGGTTTATTATTGAAGCTTCGACACCAGGTATAATGAATACATATTTTGACAATGAAATCGTTGAGGACATAGCTTGTGGAAAGTATCATTTTTTGGTATTAACATCATCTGGGAAG gtTTATGAATCTTGCAGTGATTATACAAACCATAATCCTAAATCAGCATCACCAAAAAAAGTAAATATAGATAAAAAAATAGCTTGTATTAGTTGTGGCCATTCATCTAATGTAATAGTCACAGATGATGGGGTGGTTTATAGTTGGGGTGACAATAGTGTTGGCCAATTAGGACTTGATAATAGTATCTGTCAAACAGAACCTTCCCAAGTTACAAGGCTTGTTGGAGTTATAATAA AAAAAGTAGCTTGTGGTTACATGCATGTTCTAGCATTAAGCAATGAAGGCGTCCTTTATGTTTGGGGTGCAAACAGTTGTCGACAATTGGGTATTTGCACACCTAATGATACCCATGTTCCAACAAAG TTGGATGCATCAGAAATGGAAAAAGTGGTGGATATAGCAGCTTCTTGTCATCATAACATAAGTATAGCTATGGGAACGAACAATCGTATATATATGTGGGGTCAGTGCCTAGGACAGAACATAAAGGTTCCGACTCTAACATCAGTGAGCTCCATCCACGACGCTTTTGCATATTATGCGTCGTCGAGAGTTATGCATCAACCgcttatttttcataaaaataatgagaatCGTGTGCTTGGATCACTAAAGTGTGCATTTAACGATCCA AATACCAGTGATCTTATTATTCAAGTACACGGGATTCCTATATACGTACACAAATCTATACTGATGATTCGTTGCCAGTACTTTAGAACGAGGTTCCAAAAAGATTGTGTGGCTGAAGATCAAGG tgtTATAGAGGAGAACATGTTTTCATACGATCTTTTTAAAGCTTTCCTACAATATTTGTACACTGATGAAATTGATGTGTCAGCAGAAAATTTTTTCG AACTCTTAAAGTTAGCCAACCATTACTCCGTAAATCAATTAAAGAAATACTGTACGCAATCCATATGCAAACACATTAcagtaaaaaatgtaatatctttgTATAACACAGCCATTACATGCAATATGAAG aaattagaagacagttgttttaaatttattttaagaaaCATGACTGCAGTGGTACAAACTCCAAGTTTCGCTGAATTGGATGGATTAGTGATCAAAAGATTTATTATTAAGGCTGCTGAAGCAGGTGTATTTCGAACATAA
- the LOC143356683 gene encoding transcription initiation factor TFIID subunit 6 — MDCNDQNTLKMSESESVYGTTLSQESIKVIAESIGVGNFPDEAAKDLAEDVSYRLKEIIQDAAKFMRHGKRQRMTTHDIDCALKIKNIEPTYGFFAKDHVPFRFASGGGRELHFVEEKEIDLNEVISMSGGQSWPKLPLEITLRTHWLCIDGVQPTIPENPPPVSKDVQKLESVDPTSKLSTKNQNIGVGKPGGGGKSQKLRNVETVHVKQLATHELSVEQQLYYKEITEACVGSDEARRAEALQSLSADPGLHEMLARMCTFIAEGVRVNVVQNHLALLIYLMRMVKALLDNPSLYLEKYLHELIPSIATCIVSRQLCMRPEVDNHWALRDFASRLMAQICKNFNTSTNNVQTRVTRMFSQALAKNNQTPLASLYGAIEGLCELGPEVIKALVIPKIKSISERIESCIEGPGLSSVDKNGAGHIKTLLVKSVGPVLKTIRSPPDYVEDYKQDYGYIGPALCTAVVKARTQPTTLATTASTTAALTTSQQGPACTGKTIMQAVTSSSPGQQTGRTIMLGTSRTPGGTTTGGGQKFVILQSRSQTPTATCAIQAPQQQQQQPSQTQQQSQQQQVIISQTNVVQQKSHIPGGGAKLVVVCMSNTSHTSTTTLAQGNLTSKAQNVFVTQQGIECALGQEEEKNTFQ; from the exons ATGGACTGCAATGACCAGaacactttaaaaatgagtGAAAGTGAGTCTGTTTATGGGACTACATTGTCCCAAGAATCGATAAAGGTAATTGCAGAAAGCATAGGTGTTGGAAACTTTCCTGATGAAGCTGCCAAAGATCTCGCCGAAGATGTGAGCTATAGACTTAAGGAAATCATTCAG GATGCAGCCAAGTTTATGAGGCATGGCAAACGTCAACGTATGACTACACATGACATAGACTGTGCtctaaaaattaagaatatcgAACCAACATATGGATTTTTTGCCAAGGACCATGTACCATTCCGGTTTGCTTCCGGAGGTGGTAGAGAATTACATTTTGTGGAAGAAAAGGAAATCGATTTAAACGAAGTTATATCGATGTCTGGTGGTCAGTCGTGGCCAAAGTTACCATTGGAAATTACTCTGCGCACCCACTGGCTATGCATAGATGGTGTCCAACCCACAATACCAGAAAATCCGCCTCCAGTCTCCAAAG ACgtccaaaaattggaaagcgTCGATCCGACGAGTAAACTCTCGACCAAAAACCAAAATATTGGTGTCGGGAAACCAGGTGGTGGGGGAAAGAGTCAGAAATTACGTAATGTGGAGACTGTTCACGTTAAGCAATTAGCGACCCACGAACTGAGCGTCGAGCAGCAATTgtattataaagaaattacgGAAGCCTGCGTTGGATCGGATGAAGCGCGCAGAGCCGAAGCGCTTCAATCTCTTTCTGCCGATCCTGGTTTACATGAAATGCTGGCACGCATGTGCACCTTTATTGCCGAAGGAGTTCGCGTGAATGTTGTACAAAATCATCTTGCACTCCTAATTTACCTAATGCGAATGGTTAAAGCCCTTCTGGACAATCCGAGCCTCTATTTAGAGAAATAT TTACACGAACTGATACCGTCTATCGCGACTTGTATAGTATCACGGCAATTATGCATGAGACCGGAAGTAGATAATCACTGGGCCTTGCGCGACTTCGCTTCGCGTCTTATGGCTCAAAtatgtaaaaattttaatacgTCCACGAACAATGTACAGACCCGTGTAACCAGGATGTTCAGTCAAGCACTGGCCAAGAATAATCAG ACTCCATTAGCATCCCTTTACGGTGCGATCGAGGGATTGTGCGAATTGGGTCCGGAGGTGATTAAGGCGTTGGTTATTCCGAAAATAAAGTCTATCTCTGAGCGGATAGAGTCGTGTATCGAAGGGCCAGGTTTGTCGAGCGTGGATAAGAATGGAGCGGGTCACATAAAAACTCTGCTTGTG AAATCCGTCGGTCCTGTTTTAAAGACTATACGGTCGCCGCCCGATTACGTAGAAGATTACAAGCAAGATTACGGTTACATAGGGCCTGCGTTATGCACAGCGGTTGTAAAGGCTCGCACGCAACCGACAACATTAGCAACAACCGCATCTACAACAGCGGCTTTAACAACTAGTCAACAGGGGCCAGCTTGTACCGGAAAGACCATCATGCAGGCCG TGACGAGTTCCAGTCCTGGCCAACAAACTGGGCGGACAATAATGTTAGGCACAAGTAGAACCCCCGGGGGAACTACCACAGGGGGTGGACAAAAATTTGTAATCCTGCAATCGCGATCGCAAACGCCGACCGCAACTTGTGCAATACAAGCAccacaacaacagcaacaacaaccgTCTCAGACGCAACAGCAATCGCAGCAGCAACAAGTTATAATTTCTCAGACAAATGTTGTTCAACAAAAGTCCCACATACCAGGTGGCGGCGCTAAGCTAGTGGTGGTTTGCATGTCGAATACCAGCCACACTTCTACTACTACGCTAGCGCAG GGAAATCTGACGTCAAAAGCACAAAACGTTTTCGTCACGCAACAAGGCATCGAGTGTGCCTTAGgtcaagaagaagaaaagaatacTTTTCAGTGA